The following DNA comes from Occultella kanbiaonis.
TGGCCGGTGGCGGCATCGCCGGGCTGGCCTCGGCCCTCGGCCTGGCGCAGGCGGGCTGGCACGTCACCGTGCTCGAGCAGGCCACCGAACTCGGCGAGGTCGGGGCCGGCGTCGCGCTCGCGCGCAACGGCGTCGCCGCGCTGCGTGGTCTCGGGTTCGACGATTCCGCGATCGAGGGTCTCGGGGTGCCGACGCGCGCGGGCGGCGTGTATGACCTGCACGGTCGCCCGATTCGTCCGATCGCGGACGACGTCGACGCCGTCGCGATGCGAGGCGTGCACCGCGCCAGGCTGCACTCGGCGCTGCTGCAGCGCGTTCGGGACCTGGACATCGACCTCGTGACAGGGATCACGGTCACCGGCGCACGCCCTGGATCACCCGACGGAGAGCAGGCCGTGGTGCGCACGACGGGCGCCGAACATGCGGCCGATCTCGTGGTGGCCGCCGACGGCGTCCGGAGCGCCGTGCGCGCCGCGCTGACCCCGTCCGCGCGAGCGGCCTACTCGGGCTACTCCAGCTGGCGGGCTGTGACACCGCTCGCACTGCAGCCCTCCGTCCTGCGTCAGTACTGGGGGCCGCACGCGGAGTTCGGGACGATGCCGGTCGGACCGGATCAGACCTACTGGTACGGGTACGTCAAGATGCCCGAGGGGCTCCGGCTGCTGGACGAGCATGCGGCGGCCCGCGACCGGTTCACCGACTGGGCGCCCGTGATCGTCGACCTGATCGAGCAGACGGACCCGGGCGCGGTGATGCGCCACGACGTCCTGTACCTGCCAGGTGGCATGCCCCGCTACGTCATCGGCCGGATGGTCGCCACCGGAGACGCAGCCCACGGTGGCCTACCAACCGTCGGGCAGGGCGCCGCCACCGCCTTGGAGGACGGCATCAGCGTCGCCAGACTGGTCGGCGCCCCGGCCGCAGCAGGGCGCCCCCTGGCCGCAGCGCTGGCGGCCTACGACTCCCAGCGGCGGCCCCGCTGCCGTGCGATCTCCCGCACCGCGCTCGTCACGGCCCGGTTCGGCTCCCACCTCGGTCCGCGGTTCCAGGGCCTTCGCAACACGCTGGTCCGGATGGCTCCCACGAGCGCGATCTCACGGGGCGCCGACGCCGTCATGGGCTGGAACCCGCCAGCCTGACGGGTCGGACACGAGCGACCGCACCGTCGGCCCTCGTGGTGGCCCCGGCGGCCGGGAACAGGAACGGCGAGACCCCGACTGTTCGTTGGGATCTCGCCGTTGTCGTGGAGCCGCCTCAGGGAATCGAACCCTGGACCTTCTCATTACGAGTGAGACGCTCTGCCGACTGAGCTAAGGCGGCGGATGCCCCGCAGGTGGAGCCGCGGGGCGCGCCCACTGTACCCGCCGCCGTCGGCGTTCGCCAAAACGATGGCGGTGTGATCCGGGCCTCAGCAGGACAGTCCGTCCTCCGGGACCGTGCCCTCCACCAGGAACGCATCCACGGCGTCGTCGATGCAGCTGCCCGCCCCGTAGGCGGTGTGGCCGTCGCCGTCATAGGACAGGAACACGCCCGAGGAGAGCTGCTCGGCCATCGACTCGGCCCACTCGTACGGGGTGGCCGGATCGCGGGTGGTGCCGATCACC
Coding sequences within:
- a CDS encoding FAD-dependent oxidoreductase, which encodes MEPTAVVAGGGIAGLASALGLAQAGWHVTVLEQATELGEVGAGVALARNGVAALRGLGFDDSAIEGLGVPTRAGGVYDLHGRPIRPIADDVDAVAMRGVHRARLHSALLQRVRDLDIDLVTGITVTGARPGSPDGEQAVVRTTGAEHAADLVVAADGVRSAVRAALTPSARAAYSGYSSWRAVTPLALQPSVLRQYWGPHAEFGTMPVGPDQTYWYGYVKMPEGLRLLDEHAAARDRFTDWAPVIVDLIEQTDPGAVMRHDVLYLPGGMPRYVIGRMVATGDAAHGGLPTVGQGAATALEDGISVARLVGAPAAAGRPLAAALAAYDSQRRPRCRAISRTALVTARFGSHLGPRFQGLRNTLVRMAPTSAISRGADAVMGWNPPA